The following coding sequences are from one Methanosarcina sp. WWM596 window:
- a CDS encoding cobalt-precorrin-7 (C(5))-methyltransferase → MIVVGVGVGPGMLTEEGIRAIRKASVVYGAKRSLELAQEYITCEAKTIKDYKSLHLLPADAVVLSTGDPMFSGLGKFAGEKDTVIPGISSMQAACARTRVNLTNLCAITAHGRDFEPAKAELIRELKNGRNIFLLPEETFGSREVAEILKDLGLEAELYTCENLGYPEERIAKGTPDNPPIAETILYGLLVVQKR, encoded by the coding sequence ATGATTGTGGTAGGAGTCGGGGTCGGACCCGGCATGCTCACGGAAGAAGGGATAAGGGCGATAAGAAAGGCATCCGTGGTTTACGGGGCAAAAAGATCCCTTGAGCTCGCCCAGGAATATATTACCTGCGAAGCAAAAACAATTAAAGATTATAAGTCGCTCCATCTCCTGCCCGCAGATGCCGTTGTCCTGTCCACAGGAGATCCCATGTTTTCCGGGCTCGGGAAATTTGCAGGGGAAAAGGATACCGTGATTCCCGGGATCTCTTCAATGCAGGCAGCCTGTGCGCGTACAAGAGTGAACCTGACGAACCTTTGTGCAATAACAGCCCACGGCAGGGACTTTGAGCCTGCAAAAGCCGAACTGATCCGGGAATTGAAGAACGGGAGAAATATTTTCCTGCTGCCGGAAGAGACCTTCGGCTCCCGCGAGGTTGCGGAAATCCTTAAAGACCTTGGACTGGAAGCCGAGCTCTATACCTGCGAAAACCTCGGCTACCCCGAAGAAAGGATCGCAAAAGGCACTCCTGACAACCCCCCGATTGCGGAAACTATTCTTTACGGACTGCTTGTCGTGCAGAAAAGATAA
- the mutS gene encoding DNA mismatch repair protein MutS, giving the protein MTEMMTPAMRQYYEAKQAYPDALIFFRMGDFYESFGEDAKTIAKELEITLTARGKDKKGEKMPLAGIPHHAIDTYLPRLINKGYKVAICEQLENPKQAKGVVKRGVVRVVTPGTAIDSSMFSDASNNYLMAVAGREIGKSGKNGEKEIEFGISFLDISTGEFLTTQFTDSDSFEKLLSELARMHPAECILPPSLYGNSELVARLKDQTIVQEFAPEIFGPEEAEENLKTHFGVATLEGMGCEKLEFAVYSAWAALEYAKTTQMRNLAHINTLRAYSNTEFMVLDSITLRNLEIVKNVREGGDENSLYRTLNYTRTPMGSRILKKWLLKPLLSVEKINLRLDAVEELAEDSLLRYDIRDWLSDVRDIERLVGRIVYGNASARDLVALKKSMYVVPSIRDRLLEKAGSEILKEIAEGLAAFSELETLAEMIEKAIVDEPPVTIRDGGMIKPGYNPELDELRDIASNSKKWIAVFQQKERERSGIKSLKVGYNKVFGYYIEVTHANSSQVPEDYIRKQTMSNAERFFTPELKEKESLILTANEKSVALEYEIFTELTQILSTHSRELQETAERLGTLDVLADLAEVAENNNYTRPQLTEDCKILIRDGRHPVVESTVSGGFVPNDTEMDCKEQQFLLVTGPNMAGKSTYMRQTALIAIMAQAGSFVPASYTSIGMIDQVFTRIGAFDDLASGQSTFMVEMVELANILNNASPRSLVLLDEIGRGTSTYDGYSIAKAVVEFLHNRGKVGVRALFATHYHQLTALEEKLKRVKNYHIAVKEDGHELVFLRKIVPGATDRSYGIQVARLAGVPEKVIERANEVLKELEKENVLEEAVDGENGKKRKSKAGARYTQMLLFDPGSGNGNSEKAKGLSPVEVALKKTNVDEMTPIEAMNKLHELKKLLD; this is encoded by the coding sequence CAAAAAAGGGGAGAAAATGCCGCTTGCAGGAATTCCCCACCATGCCATTGACACCTACCTGCCCAGGTTAATAAATAAAGGGTACAAGGTAGCCATCTGTGAACAACTCGAAAACCCAAAGCAGGCAAAAGGGGTTGTGAAAAGGGGAGTTGTTAGGGTGGTGACCCCGGGAACAGCAATAGATTCTTCCATGTTTTCGGATGCCTCAAACAATTACCTCATGGCAGTTGCAGGAAGAGAGATCGGAAAATCCGGGAAAAACGGAGAAAAAGAAATAGAATTCGGGATCTCCTTCCTCGATATATCTACAGGGGAGTTCCTTACAACCCAGTTTACGGACTCGGACAGCTTTGAGAAATTACTTAGCGAGCTTGCCCGCATGCACCCTGCAGAATGCATCCTGCCCCCGTCCCTGTACGGGAATTCGGAACTTGTAGCCAGGTTAAAGGACCAGACAATTGTACAGGAATTTGCCCCCGAGATTTTCGGACCCGAGGAAGCCGAAGAGAACCTGAAAACCCATTTTGGGGTCGCGACCCTCGAGGGTATGGGCTGTGAAAAACTCGAGTTTGCAGTTTACTCAGCCTGGGCTGCCCTTGAGTATGCAAAAACTACCCAGATGAGGAACCTTGCCCATATCAATACCCTCAGAGCCTACTCAAACACTGAATTCATGGTCCTGGATTCGATTACCCTGCGCAACCTCGAAATCGTGAAAAACGTGAGAGAGGGAGGGGACGAAAATTCCCTCTATCGGACCCTGAACTATACACGGACCCCCATGGGAAGCCGCATCCTGAAAAAATGGCTTTTAAAGCCGCTTCTTTCCGTAGAAAAAATTAACCTCAGGCTGGATGCAGTCGAAGAACTGGCAGAAGACTCTCTGCTCCGCTACGATATAAGAGACTGGCTCTCAGATGTAAGAGACATCGAACGCCTGGTAGGAAGAATTGTGTACGGAAATGCCAGTGCGAGGGATCTCGTAGCCCTGAAAAAATCCATGTACGTCGTGCCTTCTATCCGGGACCGCCTGCTGGAAAAAGCCGGGTCTGAAATCTTAAAAGAGATTGCAGAAGGGCTTGCAGCCTTTTCGGAACTGGAAACCCTGGCGGAAATGATTGAAAAAGCAATTGTTGACGAGCCTCCTGTAACCATCCGGGATGGGGGAATGATAAAGCCAGGGTATAATCCGGAGCTTGACGAACTCAGGGATATTGCAAGCAACAGCAAAAAGTGGATTGCGGTTTTTCAGCAGAAAGAGAGAGAGAGAAGCGGAATCAAGTCCCTGAAAGTCGGGTACAATAAGGTATTTGGTTATTATATCGAAGTTACCCATGCAAATAGTAGCCAGGTGCCGGAGGACTATATAAGAAAGCAGACAATGTCAAATGCCGAGCGTTTCTTTACTCCGGAACTTAAAGAAAAAGAAAGCCTGATCCTGACAGCAAACGAAAAGTCAGTAGCTCTGGAATACGAAATCTTCACTGAACTCACACAGATCCTTTCAACCCATTCAAGGGAACTCCAGGAAACAGCAGAAAGACTGGGGACCCTTGATGTCCTTGCAGACCTTGCCGAGGTTGCAGAAAACAACAACTATACAAGGCCGCAACTCACCGAAGACTGCAAGATCCTCATCAGGGACGGGCGACATCCCGTAGTCGAAAGTACCGTATCAGGAGGCTTTGTCCCGAATGATACCGAAATGGACTGCAAGGAGCAACAGTTTTTGCTTGTTACAGGCCCGAACATGGCAGGAAAGTCCACTTACATGCGCCAGACCGCCCTTATTGCAATTATGGCTCAGGCAGGCTCCTTTGTTCCGGCATCCTATACATCCATAGGGATGATTGATCAGGTCTTTACAAGAATAGGGGCTTTTGACGACCTTGCAAGCGGGCAGAGCACTTTTATGGTTGAGATGGTGGAGCTTGCAAATATCCTGAATAACGCAAGTCCCCGAAGTCTTGTACTGCTTGACGAAATCGGCAGGGGAACGAGCACATACGATGGGTACAGCATCGCAAAAGCAGTAGTAGAGTTCCTGCACAATAGAGGAAAGGTTGGCGTAAGGGCTCTTTTTGCGACCCATTATCACCAGCTCACAGCCCTTGAAGAGAAATTAAAAAGGGTCAAAAACTACCACATTGCAGTAAAAGAAGATGGTCACGAGTTAGTTTTCCTGCGGAAAATAGTCCCCGGAGCAACAGACAGGAGTTACGGAATCCAGGTTGCAAGGCTTGCCGGAGTTCCGGAAAAGGTGATCGAAAGGGCAAATGAGGTCCTCAAGGAACTGGAAAAGGAAAACGTGCTTGAGGAAGCCGTGGATGGCGAAAACGGGAAAAAAAGAAAAAGCAAGGCAGGTGCACGCTATACCCAGATGCTGCTTTTTGACCCTGGGAGTGGCAATGGAAATTCGGAGAAGGCAAAAGGGTTGAGCCCTGTGGAAGTAGCCCTGAAAAAGACGAATGTGGATGAGATGACACCAATAGAAGCCATGAACAAGCTCCATGAGCTGAAAAAGCTACTTGACTAA
- a CDS encoding IS110 family transposase, which translates to MVEVINKACGLDIHKLFFIATILSRSGEKQQQYFSRTPDEILAFKNWVISDKCDVVACESTSDFWVPIYDALIKHLPVIVGNARDMKAFTHKKTDKIDSEFIAQLALNNMIQPSRVFPKNHRTFRSCIRLRHNLVQKRTDIKNEAHAILAPEMFNLKNVLTDIFGKSGRAILSRICSGKSVDQIIASLSPNVRKKSDQIKENSGQRNLSRCCIQLQICLDIIKHLDTEIKILEKEIFNYAYKNHKQEMEILMSVPGIGELGAATLIAEIGDFKDFSSGDKLASWLGIVPNVYQSADKYHNGRITKRGSKEARWILTQIAQAAARTKNSRLKEFFNRKKKSIGHSKAIIALARKIATIIWHLITNEEMYEDETGYKKGEIQKRKIVETEIFSVDERIKIMSEIYVIARNEEREST; encoded by the coding sequence TTGGTTGAAGTCATTAACAAAGCTTGTGGTTTAGACATTCACAAACTCTTTTTCATTGCTACAATCCTCAGTAGATCTGGTGAAAAACAGCAACAATATTTCTCTAGAACCCCTGACGAAATTTTAGCTTTTAAAAACTGGGTTATATCAGATAAATGTGACGTTGTTGCCTGTGAATCAACGAGTGACTTTTGGGTTCCGATTTATGATGCGTTGATAAAACATCTACCTGTTATAGTTGGAAATGCCCGAGATATGAAGGCGTTTACACACAAAAAAACAGATAAGATCGATTCCGAATTCATCGCACAACTTGCATTGAATAATATGATTCAACCATCAAGAGTTTTCCCAAAAAACCATAGAACATTTCGTTCATGTATCCGGCTTCGCCATAACCTTGTACAAAAAAGAACAGATATAAAAAATGAAGCTCACGCCATACTCGCACCTGAAATGTTTAATCTGAAGAATGTGCTAACAGATATTTTTGGTAAGAGTGGTAGAGCAATTCTATCACGAATTTGTTCAGGTAAAAGCGTTGACCAGATTATAGCAAGCCTTTCCCCAAATGTTCGTAAAAAAAGTGATCAGATAAAGGAAAACTCTGGACAGAGAAATCTCTCAAGGTGCTGCATTCAGCTTCAGATCTGTCTGGATATCATAAAGCATCTTGACACTGAAATCAAAATTTTGGAAAAAGAAATATTCAATTATGCTTATAAAAATCATAAGCAAGAAATGGAAATTTTAATGTCTGTTCCAGGAATAGGAGAACTTGGAGCGGCAACTCTTATTGCTGAAATAGGCGATTTCAAAGATTTTTCTTCAGGGGATAAGCTTGCTTCATGGCTTGGCATAGTTCCGAATGTGTACCAATCAGCGGATAAATACCATAACGGAAGAATCACTAAGAGAGGATCTAAGGAAGCAAGGTGGATTCTAACACAGATTGCTCAGGCAGCAGCAAGAACAAAAAATAGCAGGTTAAAAGAGTTTTTCAACAGAAAAAAGAAGTCGATTGGGCATTCAAAGGCAATTATTGCCCTGGCAAGAAAAATTGCAACAATTATATGGCATCTGATCACAAACGAGGAGATGTATGAAGATGAAACTGGATATAAAAAGGGGGAAATTCAAAAGAGAAAGATAGTGGAGACTGAGATATTCTCAGTTGATGAAAGGATCAAAATAATGAGTGAAATATATGTAATTGCGAGAAATGAAGAAAGAGAGAGTACGTGA
- a CDS encoding A24 family peptidase C-terminal domain-containing protein codes for MIEILKILFTMPFLLYSCYTDLKVRRVSNKVWKSMLASGLVFILYEVFTGGIPYLKSLIFSGVVVFISIYILFQLGAFGGGDAKGLIVLSILFPLYPVFLFSGELYPLFGLPPVGLFAFTVLENALLVTIFVPLGMFCYNLLHFSPEMLKKPFYMFIGYKTEVFSLKNKEHLGLLEKFELDENGSVIRKFARAGLDFDANRKPELEEYAKKGLIEKEVWVTPGLPFMLSITAGFITAVVFGDLIFYVLMSFIAV; via the coding sequence ATGATAGAAATCCTGAAAATCCTCTTTACCATGCCATTTTTGCTCTATTCGTGTTACACTGACCTGAAGGTGCGCAGAGTCTCAAATAAGGTGTGGAAGTCCATGCTTGCATCGGGTTTGGTATTTATTCTATATGAAGTTTTTACCGGAGGGATTCCCTATCTTAAATCTCTTATTTTTTCTGGAGTTGTTGTTTTCATTTCGATTTACATCCTTTTCCAGCTTGGAGCCTTCGGGGGCGGGGATGCAAAGGGGCTGATAGTGCTTTCCATCTTATTCCCTCTCTATCCGGTTTTCCTGTTCTCGGGAGAGCTTTATCCTCTGTTCGGGCTGCCTCCTGTAGGGCTCTTTGCCTTCACGGTGCTGGAAAATGCTCTTCTGGTAACGATATTCGTGCCTCTCGGGATGTTCTGCTACAACCTTCTGCATTTCTCGCCTGAAATGCTCAAAAAGCCCTTCTACATGTTTATCGGGTACAAGACTGAGGTTTTCTCACTGAAAAATAAGGAACATCTTGGTTTGCTTGAAAAGTTTGAGCTTGATGAAAACGGAAGCGTTATCAGGAAGTTTGCACGGGCAGGGCTCGATTTTGATGCGAACCGAAAGCCCGAACTTGAAGAATACGCAAAAAAAGGGCTCATTGAAAAGGAAGTCTGGGTTACTCCGGGCCTGCCTTTTATGCTCTCAATTACAGCAGGCTTTATAACCGCAGTCGTTTTCGGGGATTTGATCTTTTACGTTCTCATGAGCTTTATCGCGGTCTGA
- the mutL gene encoding DNA mismatch repair endonuclease MutL: protein MTEQIEEKMEEKMEEQGNKIRILDRDTINKIAAGEVIERPASVVKELVDNSIDAGATEIRIEVRKGGKHSILIRDNGCGMSRADVLLSYKKHATSKLTRIEDLDTVATMGFRGEALASITAIAKVEILTRPQEEITGTKIVIHGGKVQETSDAGTAPGTLMHVKDLFYNTPARRKYLKSDRTELAHITDTVTRLALANPGISFTLLSEGKPVIRNTGSSDLFKSLVNLLGPDTARSMLPLEYRTEDFEIRGYISKPETTRGGSDQLYVFVNTRPVTSRAINTAVREGYYTKIPKGRYPVAVLALTLDPGEVDVNVHPRKAEVRFSREKEVGDAVIHAVEKVLSDHGLAPEVREKEGRRFQKTFESPRPSEEIQAQKAPLTLPEKGATEKIRKAAGKETGKEAGVQEETRVPESGSRLLREKSEAYTYPIKDTERRLKKSERLLDFPERTGSQEVLRREDQSSKKEKEKEEAGEKANERINAGERQSKKPKQKANIDLLEDLRIIGQVSKMYIIAEKGEDLVLIDQHAAHERVLYEQVLRTKKSRVQELIAPVVIELTPKEKVLMEEYIPYLEEYGFGISEFGDNTYVVTFVPEVFGRLEDTSVIHDVISDLLAEGKVKKDTGISEKVSKTLACRAAIKGGAACNSRQMEELIEQLKAAENPYSCPHGRPTVITFTKSELDRMFARIQ, encoded by the coding sequence ATGACGGAGCAGATTGAAGAAAAGATGGAAGAGAAAATGGAAGAGCAGGGAAATAAAATCCGGATCCTTGACAGGGACACGATAAATAAAATCGCAGCCGGGGAAGTAATAGAACGCCCGGCATCCGTGGTAAAGGAACTTGTGGACAATTCAATCGATGCCGGAGCAACGGAAATCCGCATCGAAGTAAGAAAAGGGGGAAAACATTCCATCCTTATCAGGGACAACGGCTGCGGGATGAGCAGGGCAGATGTCCTTCTTTCATATAAAAAACACGCAACAAGCAAACTCACGCGGATCGAAGACCTGGATACGGTCGCAACAATGGGGTTCAGGGGAGAAGCTCTTGCTTCAATTACCGCCATTGCAAAGGTAGAAATCCTTACCCGCCCCCAGGAAGAGATTACCGGTACAAAAATAGTCATCCACGGAGGGAAGGTGCAGGAAACATCTGATGCAGGCACGGCTCCGGGAACCTTGATGCACGTAAAAGATCTCTTCTATAACACACCTGCAAGGCGCAAGTACCTGAAAAGCGACCGCACCGAACTTGCCCATATCACAGACACCGTTACAAGGCTTGCCCTGGCAAATCCGGGAATTTCCTTTACCCTGCTCAGCGAAGGAAAGCCAGTCATAAGAAATACGGGCTCCAGCGACCTTTTCAAAAGCCTGGTCAACCTTCTTGGACCTGATACTGCCCGTTCAATGCTACCCCTTGAGTACAGAACAGAAGACTTTGAAATTCGGGGATATATCTCAAAACCCGAAACCACCAGGGGAGGAAGCGACCAGCTTTATGTTTTCGTAAACACTCGCCCGGTCACTTCAAGAGCTATCAACACGGCTGTCCGCGAAGGATATTATACAAAGATCCCTAAAGGCCGCTATCCTGTAGCAGTACTTGCTCTTACCCTTGATCCGGGAGAAGTAGATGTAAACGTACACCCCCGCAAAGCCGAAGTCCGGTTCAGCCGGGAAAAGGAGGTAGGGGATGCAGTCATTCATGCAGTTGAAAAGGTCCTCTCGGACCACGGACTTGCTCCCGAAGTAAGGGAAAAAGAGGGAAGAAGGTTTCAGAAAACCTTTGAGAGTCCGAGGCCATCAGAAGAAATTCAGGCACAGAAAGCTCCCTTAACTCTGCCGGAAAAGGGAGCAACAGAGAAAATCAGGAAAGCAGCCGGAAAAGAAACTGGAAAGGAAGCAGGGGTTCAAGAGGAAACCAGGGTTCCTGAAAGTGGCAGTAGGCTCCTGAGAGAAAAATCAGAAGCTTATACTTATCCGATAAAAGATACGGAGAGAAGGCTGAAGAAATCCGAGCGCCTGTTGGATTTTCCAGAAAGGACAGGGTCCCAGGAAGTCCTGAGGAGAGAAGATCAGAGCAGTAAAAAGGAAAAAGAAAAGGAAGAAGCAGGGGAAAAGGCAAATGAAAGAATAAATGCAGGGGAGAGGCAAAGTAAAAAGCCAAAGCAAAAAGCAAACATCGACCTTCTAGAAGACCTGCGGATCATAGGCCAGGTCTCTAAAATGTATATCATTGCCGAAAAAGGAGAAGATCTTGTGCTCATCGACCAGCATGCAGCCCATGAGCGGGTCCTTTACGAACAGGTCCTGAGAACGAAAAAGTCCAGGGTGCAGGAACTGATCGCCCCTGTAGTGATAGAACTTACCCCGAAAGAAAAGGTGCTTATGGAAGAATACATCCCCTATCTGGAGGAGTACGGCTTCGGGATCTCAGAATTTGGGGACAATACCTATGTCGTTACTTTTGTGCCCGAGGTTTTCGGACGGCTTGAGGATACCAGCGTAATCCATGACGTGATCTCTGACCTGCTGGCTGAAGGAAAGGTTAAAAAGGACACAGGAATTTCGGAAAAGGTAAGCAAGACCCTCGCCTGCAGGGCAGCAATCAAAGGAGGGGCAGCCTGCAACTCGAGGCAGATGGAAGAGCTGATAGAACAGCTCAAAGCAGCTGAAAATCCCTACTCCTGCCCGCATGGGAGACCAACAGTGATAACCTTTACAAAAAGTGAATTGGACCGCATGTTTGCAAGAATTCAGTAA
- a CDS encoding cobalt-precorrin-5B (C(1))-methyltransferase — translation MIDPVNNFKIPEEWIALTGLPREELEKNVASGMVVVLSDGSVLKRGYTTGTTASAAAKAAVLSLKKTVDNVSVPTPVGLRAYLEISESSPGRAVVKKIPNDHESDITRGLEFVGEARETEGISIFGGKGIGVVRRDGLQVSKGKPAINPKPMEQIRAAVQEAVEELGLKGAEVTISIPEGERIGKETLNSRIGVEGGISVLGSTGFVEPWNDHLGEMKGDLIRCTDRVVLTTGRIGMKYSHMLFPDYTIVMVGSRISEGLENASGDVIICGLPGLVLKWGNPEMLQNSGYATVVEMLEMAPEHERLKEAFEMAVEKGKGARIVVIDRDGSVLMDSKSEKKK, via the coding sequence ATGATAGATCCTGTTAACAATTTCAAGATCCCTGAAGAATGGATTGCCCTTACAGGGCTGCCCAGGGAAGAACTTGAAAAAAACGTAGCGTCCGGGATGGTCGTGGTCCTGAGTGACGGGTCCGTACTCAAGAGAGGATATACCACAGGAACTACAGCCAGTGCAGCTGCAAAAGCCGCTGTCCTTTCCCTTAAAAAAACAGTGGACAATGTATCCGTACCCACCCCGGTCGGACTGAGAGCCTACCTTGAAATCAGCGAGTCCTCCCCAGGGCGCGCAGTTGTAAAGAAGATCCCTAACGACCACGAATCCGATATTACCCGGGGGCTTGAATTTGTTGGCGAAGCCAGGGAAACCGAGGGAATCAGCATCTTCGGTGGAAAGGGTATAGGGGTTGTAAGAAGGGACGGGCTCCAGGTCTCGAAGGGAAAACCTGCCATCAACCCTAAACCCATGGAACAGATCCGGGCTGCAGTGCAGGAAGCCGTAGAGGAACTGGGCCTGAAGGGAGCTGAGGTCACGATTTCAATCCCTGAAGGGGAAAGGATAGGAAAAGAGACTCTGAACAGCAGGATAGGAGTCGAAGGCGGGATTTCCGTCCTCGGAAGCACAGGTTTTGTTGAACCCTGGAACGACCACCTGGGAGAGATGAAAGGAGACCTCATCCGCTGCACTGACAGGGTAGTCCTGACTACGGGCCGGATAGGAATGAAATATTCTCACATGCTCTTCCCCGACTACACTATTGTTATGGTAGGGAGCAGGATTTCGGAAGGTCTTGAGAACGCATCAGGCGATGTTATTATCTGCGGGCTTCCGGGGCTTGTCCTGAAATGGGGAAACCCTGAAATGCTTCAGAACAGCGGGTATGCAACCGTTGTTGAAATGCTTGAAATGGCTCCGGAACACGAGCGCCTGAAAGAAGCCTTTGAAATGGCGGTTGAGAAAGGCAAAGGTGCAAGAATCGTGGTAATTGACAGGGACGGGTCTGTCCTTATGGACAGCAAGAGTGAGAAGAAAAAGTGA
- a CDS encoding DUF927 domain-containing protein, with protein sequence MIKENTKTETNAWKSNTKQAVKEKPEKRALAYIITPSGVIYINEKGEEKTIIRAKTEITGISDNLDIDPEDTERNRYTHYKVLSGNIALFMSHGDLLTRAGVIKMINAGMMAAEGDARLINGFFLRSIENAFKKCEMLAVCSRPGWKRNKSIFVSGNTAYSPEGNSEVSLLDKHSQEMYDKAGSLEGWKHISLLKWLDYDTARICCYIAMSGFISSFLGLPNILGSITGRTTGGKTTTAKVAGSLIGRAYGGEHIVRSANITLTAAEKLSISVNGHFLVLDETKTNKDYEPIIYLLANGRARGRAPNSELEKAEGFTASYLFTGESDLLKDTVAQGANGRLITIVNRIPKSNENAEIAKDIEEVIQNNYGHFKELFLNKVMEDKEGLQKRYRELSAEFRDENRDIGARVGDIIACICLSGEILEGIFKENGIPTKDYKALCTELMRENITSDQKKEYWLRGLEIVYNEVSTWKPERDIDGVIKNTLIYKGTLGGQLSGQYLDISEATLKKVCEDNNLDKAELIKVWKEKGLTICDKTTTDKRERYNKNVKIESKSVRCIRFDKTILEEVLELTEANTWGDLEREK encoded by the coding sequence ATGATAAAAGAAAACACAAAAACAGAAACAAACGCATGGAAGAGTAACACAAAACAGGCAGTAAAGGAAAAGCCGGAAAAGCGCGCCCTTGCCTACATTATAACCCCTTCGGGGGTCATATACATAAACGAAAAAGGGGAAGAGAAGACCATTATCAGAGCTAAAACCGAGATAACCGGGATTAGTGATAATTTGGACATCGACCCGGAGGACACCGAGAGGAACAGGTACACGCACTATAAAGTACTGTCCGGGAACATTGCCCTTTTTATGTCACATGGCGACCTGTTGACCAGAGCCGGAGTTATAAAAATGATTAACGCGGGCATGATGGCGGCAGAGGGAGACGCAAGACTTATTAACGGTTTCTTCCTGCGGAGCATTGAGAATGCTTTTAAAAAGTGTGAAATGCTGGCAGTGTGTAGCCGTCCAGGATGGAAAAGAAATAAATCTATATTTGTCTCTGGAAACACGGCATACAGCCCGGAAGGGAATTCCGAAGTAAGCTTATTAGATAAGCATTCTCAGGAAATGTATGATAAAGCCGGGAGTCTCGAAGGCTGGAAGCACATAAGCCTTTTAAAATGGCTTGATTACGACACCGCCCGGATATGCTGTTATATTGCTATGAGTGGCTTCATTAGCTCTTTTTTGGGACTGCCTAATATATTAGGCTCTATCACAGGCAGGACGACAGGAGGGAAGACCACCACCGCAAAAGTAGCAGGCTCATTAATAGGCAGAGCTTACGGAGGCGAGCACATTGTAAGGTCTGCAAATATCACCCTGACAGCCGCCGAAAAGCTTTCTATAAGTGTTAACGGGCACTTCCTTGTATTAGACGAAACTAAGACAAATAAGGACTATGAACCTATTATATACCTCTTAGCAAACGGCAGAGCCAGAGGACGCGCCCCTAATTCAGAGCTTGAGAAAGCGGAAGGCTTCACAGCTTCTTATCTATTCACAGGCGAGAGCGACTTATTAAAGGATACAGTAGCACAAGGCGCAAACGGTAGACTGATAACGATAGTTAACCGGATTCCCAAGAGCAACGAGAACGCCGAAATAGCAAAGGACATAGAGGAAGTAATCCAGAACAATTATGGACACTTTAAGGAGCTTTTCTTAAACAAGGTGATGGAGGATAAGGAAGGCTTACAAAAAAGGTACAGGGAACTATCAGCAGAATTCAGGGACGAAAACCGGGACATAGGCGCGAGAGTTGGCGATATTATCGCCTGTATCTGTCTATCTGGGGAAATCCTCGAAGGTATCTTTAAGGAAAATGGGATTCCTACAAAGGACTATAAAGCCCTGTGCACTGAGCTTATGAGGGAGAACATAACAAGCGACCAGAAAAAAGAATACTGGCTTAGAGGGCTTGAGATTGTCTATAATGAGGTTTCTACATGGAAGCCTGAAAGGGACATAGACGGAGTTATAAAAAACACATTGATCTATAAAGGGACATTAGGCGGGCAGTTATCCGGGCAGTATCTGGACATATCAGAAGCGACATTAAAGAAAGTCTGCGAAGATAACAACTTAGACAAAGCGGAACTTATAAAGGTCTGGAAAGAGAAAGGTTTAACTATCTGCGATAAAACCACGACAGATAAAAGGGAAAGATATAACAAAAACGTTAAAATAGAATCTAAGTCTGTTAGATGCATAAGATTTGATAAGACAATCTTAGAGGAAGTATTAGAACTAACAGAGGCTAATACATGGGGAGATTTGGAAAGAGAGAAATAA